The Thermoplasma acidophilum DSM 1728 genome includes a window with the following:
- a CDS encoding acyl-CoA dehydrogenase family protein: MNFEFDEAQKEFRKKVEEFARREFTEEAASKYDLQEKYPEEVVRRMISEGVFDYSNPWNILVATETFCKYDAGMGISMLVPFFGNEVIALFGNDDQKKKYLSKVFSGQAKMGLAVTEPGGGSDVANIKTTAVKEGDHYVLNGSKMFITNGDIADFFVLLARTSVEKKKHQGMSVFIVERNFDGFKSNKIHGKLGVRATDTAELTLENVKVPAENLVGEPGRGFYYIMTFFDISRAYVAAQALGIAEGILERAVGILQKDGPITSQPERVQFAIADMATRIEAAKLLTYEAASFIFNFNPNPAVTSMAKAYAAETAVYVSRKAMEITGIDGLSSNIERSFRDAKIMEIWEGTSEIEKLVIARMLKVGDSQ, from the coding sequence ATGAATTTCGAATTTGATGAGGCTCAGAAGGAGTTCAGGAAGAAGGTAGAGGAGTTTGCGCGGAGGGAATTCACGGAAGAGGCTGCATCCAAGTACGATCTCCAGGAGAAATACCCTGAAGAGGTCGTAAGGAGGATGATCAGCGAGGGCGTCTTCGATTACTCGAATCCCTGGAACATACTTGTTGCAACGGAGACGTTCTGCAAATACGATGCTGGAATGGGCATATCAATGCTCGTACCTTTTTTTGGAAACGAAGTTATAGCCCTCTTCGGAAACGATGACCAGAAGAAGAAGTATCTGAGCAAGGTTTTTTCAGGGCAAGCCAAGATGGGGCTTGCCGTGACGGAGCCAGGTGGTGGGAGTGATGTTGCAAACATAAAGACAACAGCAGTCAAGGAAGGGGATCACTACGTACTGAACGGATCGAAGATGTTCATAACAAACGGAGATATAGCAGACTTCTTCGTGCTTCTGGCAAGAACATCCGTGGAAAAGAAGAAACACCAGGGCATGAGCGTATTCATAGTGGAGAGGAACTTCGATGGTTTCAAATCTAACAAGATACATGGGAAGCTGGGCGTAAGGGCAACGGACACCGCAGAACTGACGCTTGAAAATGTTAAGGTACCTGCTGAAAATTTAGTCGGCGAGCCAGGCAGGGGCTTCTATTACATAATGACTTTCTTCGATATAAGCAGGGCCTACGTTGCGGCACAGGCCCTAGGCATAGCGGAGGGCATCCTTGAAAGAGCCGTTGGCATACTCCAGAAAGATGGCCCGATAACGTCCCAGCCAGAACGTGTCCAGTTCGCTATTGCTGACATGGCGACACGCATAGAAGCTGCGAAGCTGCTGACCTATGAGGCGGCGTCCTTCATATTCAACTTCAATCCAAACCCAGCCGTGACCAGCATGGCAAAGGCATACGCAGCTGAAACTGCAGTTTACGTATCAAGAAAGGCAATGGAGATAACGGGTATAGATGGCCTCTCGTCCAACATAGAAAGATCGTTCAGGGACGCAAAGATCATGGAGATATGGGAAGGTACCAGCGAGATTGAAAAACTTGTCATCGCGAGGATGTTGAAGGTGGGTGATAGCCAATGA
- a CDS encoding acetyl-CoA C-acetyltransferase — protein sequence MNSEKVYLVDFKRTAFSRSRPNDPERDVFNSIRMDEAMAKLINVVIDETGIKPEEINDVITGCALQMDENWTYGGRHPILLANLPENVPGMALDRACSSSLNAITIGAMEIMTGNSDIVMAGGYEHMTHVPMGNSPFLKPNIKLMVRPEYMHWDMNTGYSMGLTAEKLAALRGITRDEMDRYSLRSHQLASKALDDGYFKGEIVPVEVEINGEEKVIDTDQSIRKNTSLEDMKKLKPAFKDDGVITAGNSSPLNAGASLTLLMSEKKVKEYGLKPMARIVSFGWAGVDPSIMGEGPVPATKNALAKAKMDVSDIDLWEINEAFAVVVLNAMKELGIEEDRVNVHGGAIAIGHPLGATGARIAGTLARIMNEKKKDYGVATLCVGGGQGYSVVFERY from the coding sequence ATGAACAGCGAAAAAGTATATCTCGTTGACTTCAAAAGGACGGCGTTTTCCAGATCTAGGCCGAACGATCCAGAGAGGGACGTGTTCAACTCTATCCGGATGGATGAAGCCATGGCAAAGCTGATAAACGTCGTTATAGATGAGACAGGAATAAAGCCAGAGGAGATAAATGATGTGATAACAGGCTGTGCCCTGCAGATGGACGAGAACTGGACTTATGGTGGAAGGCACCCTATACTCCTGGCAAATCTTCCAGAAAACGTCCCTGGAATGGCACTTGACAGGGCATGCTCTTCCTCTCTTAACGCAATAACCATCGGTGCCATGGAGATAATGACGGGCAACTCCGATATAGTTATGGCAGGTGGCTACGAACACATGACGCACGTTCCAATGGGAAACAGCCCATTCTTAAAGCCCAATATAAAGCTTATGGTGAGACCGGAATACATGCACTGGGACATGAATACGGGATACTCCATGGGTTTGACGGCGGAAAAACTGGCTGCACTGAGAGGCATCACTAGAGATGAAATGGACAGATACTCCCTGAGAAGCCATCAGCTTGCTTCAAAGGCTTTGGACGATGGATACTTCAAGGGAGAGATCGTACCAGTTGAGGTTGAGATAAACGGCGAGGAAAAGGTTATTGATACTGACCAGAGCATAAGGAAGAACACATCGCTGGAAGACATGAAGAAGCTGAAACCTGCGTTCAAGGATGATGGCGTAATCACTGCGGGAAATTCCTCGCCACTGAATGCTGGTGCATCGCTTACGCTTCTGATGTCGGAGAAGAAGGTCAAGGAATACGGATTGAAACCAATGGCACGCATCGTTTCCTTTGGCTGGGCAGGCGTCGATCCTTCAATAATGGGTGAAGGCCCAGTACCTGCTACGAAGAATGCACTGGCGAAGGCAAAGATGGATGTGTCGGATATAGACCTGTGGGAGATAAACGAAGCTTTCGCCGTTGTGGTCCTCAACGCCATGAAGGAGCTTGGCATTGAGGAGGATCGTGTCAACGTTCATGGCGGGGCCATTGCAATAGGCCATCCTCTTGGAGCCACAGGTGCAAGGATAGCTGGTACGCTTGCACGCATAATGAATGAGAAGAAGAAGGATTACGGTGTGGCCACGCTCTGTGTGGGAGGAGGCCAGGGCTATTCCGTTGTGTTTGAGAGGTATTGA
- a CDS encoding DEAD/DEAH box helicase encodes MVGISMSKFEECNIKEDLKSDLKRMGFVDMTAVQERTIEPALAGRDLIIRSKTGSGKTAAYLVPIINNISLGRKPSALIVLPTRELALQVHGVAEKLGHSSRIRSTVIYGGASMSRQIELLDRGTDIIVGTPGRILDLHERGFLNLSAVKYFVLDEADVMLDMGFIDDIKRMMSLLREDKQTFILSATMPEEIIDMANDFMRDPETIIVGSDEVTVKEIYHYYAISKRNRKLHVLQTYLKTYGPQKTIIFSRTKVGTKMVCDFLLNMGYNAVMINGDMSQSQRERAMYLFRNRADYLVATNVAARGIDIRDVTDIINFDLPDDPKVYVHRVGRTARLGSEGRAFSIVEEGQRDAVYQIEHMARVSLKQIKLQE; translated from the coding sequence ATGGTTGGAATAAGTATGTCGAAATTCGAAGAATGCAATATAAAGGAAGATCTGAAATCGGATCTCAAGAGGATGGGTTTTGTTGATATGACGGCTGTGCAGGAAAGAACAATTGAACCTGCACTCGCAGGCAGGGATCTTATAATAAGATCCAAGACGGGATCTGGAAAAACGGCAGCCTATCTTGTGCCTATAATAAATAATATATCCCTGGGAAGGAAACCCAGTGCACTGATCGTGCTTCCAACGAGGGAGCTGGCATTGCAGGTCCATGGAGTTGCAGAAAAGCTTGGACATAGCTCTAGAATAAGATCCACTGTCATATACGGTGGCGCCTCAATGTCAAGGCAGATTGAACTGCTGGATCGTGGGACAGATATAATAGTTGGCACCCCAGGCAGGATACTGGATCTGCATGAAAGAGGCTTTTTGAATCTTTCTGCGGTAAAGTACTTCGTTCTGGATGAAGCCGATGTCATGCTTGACATGGGTTTTATCGATGATATAAAGAGAATGATGTCCCTGCTGAGAGAGGACAAGCAGACGTTCATCCTCTCGGCAACCATGCCGGAGGAGATCATAGATATGGCAAACGACTTCATGCGAGATCCGGAGACTATAATAGTGGGATCGGATGAGGTCACGGTCAAGGAAATATACCACTACTATGCAATATCAAAGAGAAACAGGAAACTTCATGTGCTGCAGACGTACCTTAAAACCTACGGCCCGCAGAAGACCATCATATTCTCCAGGACAAAGGTCGGCACGAAGATGGTCTGTGATTTTCTCCTGAACATGGGATACAACGCCGTCATGATAAACGGAGATATGAGCCAGAGCCAGAGGGAAAGGGCAATGTACCTTTTCAGGAACAGAGCGGACTATCTGGTTGCCACGAACGTTGCGGCCCGTGGCATAGATATAAGGGATGTTACGGACATAATCAACTTCGATCTGCCTGACGATCCAAAGGTGTATGTGCACAGGGTCGGAAGGACAGCACGTCTCGGATCTGAGGGAAGGGCCTTCAGCATAGTGGAGGAGGGCCAGAGAGACGCAGTGTACCAGATTGAACATATGGCCCGCGTTAGCCTGAAGCAGATAAAGCTCCAGGAATAA
- a CDS encoding glycoside hydrolase family 31 protein: protein MQLLDDIRGFMNTFSETMFMDVINYSLTRDRYDSVFLQRQNYRDLGQLKEILTNDDGIKIKFDGYDLKIQGTADGTIKFTWTDGPEIPVTDPEFVKPRLDNGVYEFGDYRLLIEKDGFSIRDVEGTILHREFFPSFGENITHAFELNQGDIIAGLGEKAAPINMIGHVFRLWNHDANGSYGPDSDPLYVNVPIMLHGHAGRFILILYVNAGDATVDVGYSDEHRVSSSFKSKPLAYYVITGNLDTIYEKLSLITGKPQKPPYWAFEFQQSRYSYMDTKEVRDLVDGFASRGIPLGAVYLDIDYMDRFKMFTFDPQRFGDVKQLTEYMEQKGVKLITIMEPSIKMEHGFDLYEEGLKGGYFVKYPDGNVMYAPVWPEMAAFPDFTDEKAREWYASKYDFMRSMGVSGFWHDMNEPAIFVGWGDNTMPRSAVHRIGRHEEVHNLYGYYMDKAAYDHLSKVERPFILSRSGWAGISRYGWIWTGDTETSWKELKQNIITIMHMSMSGITLTGCDIGGFTGSPTPELFIRWLQASLFFPLYRVHSDKKSKRREPWAFGSHEKEIIEIIRLRHSFVPHIYSEAISSSITGLPLVRPVFWADPSRNDLMSVDDEYTFGGSILIAPIVEEHAVIRRIILPSGRWYNISDDRIVEGSLSINVDLSTVPIFVREGSAILRENDGIELHLYLANERRKSILYISDGNDDIKVEVEFDSKSVDINPQKVPKIKAIVMHGFREDELILNGEPIKTSDGIIRLK from the coding sequence ATGCAGTTGCTTGACGATATCCGAGGTTTTATGAATACATTCAGCGAAACTATGTTCATGGACGTTATAAATTATTCACTCACAAGGGACAGGTATGATTCTGTGTTTCTTCAAAGGCAAAATTATAGGGATCTTGGCCAGCTGAAAGAAATACTCACGAACGATGATGGGATAAAAATAAAATTCGATGGCTATGATTTGAAGATACAGGGCACAGCAGATGGCACGATAAAATTCACGTGGACTGATGGTCCAGAAATTCCGGTAACTGACCCTGAGTTCGTAAAACCACGATTGGATAATGGAGTATACGAATTTGGGGATTACAGACTGCTGATCGAAAAGGACGGTTTTTCAATAAGAGATGTTGAGGGAACGATACTGCATCGTGAGTTCTTTCCATCATTCGGAGAAAACATAACACATGCATTCGAGCTGAATCAGGGAGATATAATAGCCGGCTTGGGAGAAAAGGCTGCACCCATCAACATGATTGGGCATGTGTTCAGACTATGGAATCATGATGCAAACGGATCTTATGGGCCAGACAGCGATCCGCTCTATGTCAACGTGCCAATTATGCTTCACGGTCATGCCGGTAGGTTTATCCTGATATTATACGTTAACGCTGGCGATGCTACAGTGGATGTTGGATATTCGGACGAACATAGGGTATCTTCATCTTTCAAATCGAAACCTCTTGCTTACTATGTAATCACAGGAAATCTTGACACTATATACGAGAAGCTTTCACTGATAACTGGAAAGCCACAAAAGCCTCCCTACTGGGCTTTCGAGTTTCAACAGTCAAGATACAGCTATATGGATACAAAGGAGGTGAGGGATCTGGTAGACGGATTTGCATCTAGAGGAATACCACTGGGTGCGGTTTATCTAGATATAGATTACATGGACAGATTCAAGATGTTCACGTTCGACCCTCAGAGATTCGGTGACGTTAAACAGCTCACAGAGTATATGGAACAGAAGGGGGTAAAGCTCATAACAATAATGGAACCAAGCATAAAAATGGAGCATGGTTTCGATCTCTATGAGGAAGGCCTGAAGGGCGGATATTTTGTCAAATATCCTGATGGAAACGTCATGTATGCACCGGTCTGGCCGGAGATGGCTGCTTTTCCCGATTTCACCGATGAGAAAGCGAGGGAGTGGTATGCCTCTAAATACGATTTTATGCGATCCATGGGCGTCTCCGGATTCTGGCATGATATGAATGAACCGGCCATATTCGTGGGATGGGGCGATAACACCATGCCCAGATCCGCCGTGCATCGGATTGGCCGCCATGAGGAGGTGCACAACCTTTACGGATACTACATGGACAAGGCTGCCTACGATCATCTGTCCAAAGTTGAGAGGCCCTTCATACTCTCACGATCAGGATGGGCTGGTATAAGCAGATACGGATGGATATGGACAGGGGATACGGAAACCTCGTGGAAGGAACTGAAGCAGAACATCATCACAATAATGCACATGTCAATGTCGGGAATAACGCTGACAGGATGTGATATAGGCGGTTTCACCGGTTCTCCAACACCTGAACTTTTCATAAGGTGGCTGCAGGCGTCACTGTTTTTCCCTCTCTACAGGGTTCATTCAGATAAGAAATCAAAGAGGAGGGAGCCATGGGCCTTTGGGAGTCATGAAAAGGAGATAATAGAGATAATAAGGTTGAGGCATTCCTTTGTGCCACACATTTACAGCGAAGCGATATCATCATCCATAACGGGTCTTCCACTTGTAAGGCCTGTCTTCTGGGCAGATCCAAGTAGGAACGATCTAATGTCCGTGGATGATGAATATACGTTCGGTGGCAGCATCCTGATTGCGCCAATAGTGGAGGAACACGCCGTCATCAGGAGGATAATACTTCCATCTGGCCGCTGGTACAATATCAGTGATGACAGGATTGTTGAAGGAAGCCTCAGCATAAACGTTGATCTTTCGACAGTTCCGATATTCGTCAGAGAAGGATCGGCGATACTCAGGGAGAATGATGGCATTGAACTGCATTTATATCTTGCTAATGAAAGGAGAAAAAGCATACTGTACATCAGTGACGGAAATGATGACATAAAGGTTGAGGTTGAATTCGACAGTAAAAGCGTTGATATCAATCCTCAGAAAGTGCCGAAAATAAAGGCCATCGTGATGCACGGTTTCAGGGAAGATGAATTGATCCTCAATGGAGAACCGATAAAAACAAGCGATGGCATAATAAGGTTGAAGTGA
- a CDS encoding DUF3311 domain-containing protein, whose protein sequence is MNNRYVIAGILLIIPFIAYFAMPTYDRVNPQIGGLTFFYWYQTLWLGISALLFGIAAYIIDKEAKQ, encoded by the coding sequence ATGAACAATAGGTATGTTATTGCTGGTATTCTATTGATTATACCGTTTATCGCGTATTTCGCGATGCCAACGTATGATCGCGTAAATCCGCAGATTGGCGGTCTGACATTTTTCTACTGGTACCAGACTCTGTGGCTTGGAATCTCGGCTCTGCTCTTTGGAATAGCGGCATACATCATTGACAAGGAGGCGAAGCAATGA
- a CDS encoding sodium:solute symporter family protein, whose product MNGTYVEITVFLVFFVLFVLIGFLAKNFRRGNLNQLPEWALGGRRLGTFLVWFLVGADLYTAYTFIAVPSSMYAVGSIYFFAVPYVSLAFAIAMITMPKLWTLSKKRGYVTAGDFVSDRFNSNALAMIIALTGIVAELPYIALQIVGMRAILTGMLTPLGGNVDLASNIALVLAILVLIGFTYTSGLRGTSLTAVMKDAIIFTTVIVVIVTVFVAYHSALHEAFTVKPVYADLPPKFYNAYWTLFLMSAAALYLYPHAINGSLSSMSAQKLRLSTALLPIYGIGLAFLALFGVIIYGVPAAEHVLKITYANNGAMVVPTLIATVTPSWFTGFAFLGIFIGGLVPAAIMSMSQATLLTRNVIKYLGRELEEKRETFIAKVSMIFFQLLALAFVFIVPETYSISLQLIGGIIILQTLPAVFLGMYVKRLEKYAVAAGWLAGIVAGIYFEVYSNFVYFKYSIIKTTLMPSSLGFIFVGFTALVINLIVVGVVEAVVYALHRQPKNLPEYI is encoded by the coding sequence ATGAACGGAACCTATGTAGAGATAACGGTCTTCCTTGTGTTCTTCGTCCTATTCGTACTCATAGGCTTTCTGGCCAAGAACTTCAGAAGGGGGAATCTGAACCAGTTGCCTGAATGGGCTCTCGGTGGCAGAAGGCTCGGTACCTTCCTGGTCTGGTTCCTTGTGGGTGCAGATCTGTATACTGCCTATACCTTTATAGCGGTGCCCTCCTCCATGTATGCCGTGGGCTCGATCTACTTCTTCGCCGTTCCTTACGTATCGTTGGCTTTCGCAATAGCTATGATCACCATGCCGAAGCTCTGGACGCTTTCGAAGAAGAGAGGATATGTGACTGCGGGAGATTTCGTCAGTGATAGGTTCAACAGCAATGCACTCGCAATGATAATAGCGCTTACCGGCATAGTCGCTGAACTGCCCTATATAGCGCTCCAGATAGTTGGCATGAGGGCGATCCTCACGGGCATGCTAACGCCGCTCGGGGGTAACGTGGATCTCGCTAGCAACATAGCCCTGGTTCTTGCAATATTGGTTCTCATTGGCTTCACATATACCAGTGGTTTGAGAGGCACATCCCTGACAGCCGTGATGAAGGACGCGATAATATTCACAACAGTCATCGTTGTTATAGTGACGGTATTCGTGGCGTACCATTCTGCGCTGCATGAAGCTTTCACCGTAAAGCCGGTATATGCCGATCTGCCGCCAAAATTTTATAACGCATATTGGACGCTGTTCCTCATGAGCGCTGCCGCCCTTTACCTGTATCCGCATGCGATCAATGGAAGTCTGAGTTCAATGTCGGCCCAAAAATTGAGGTTGAGCACCGCACTGCTCCCGATATATGGCATAGGGCTTGCATTCCTGGCGCTTTTCGGCGTCATAATATACGGTGTCCCGGCTGCTGAGCATGTTCTTAAGATAACATACGCGAACAACGGCGCTATGGTAGTGCCAACCCTCATAGCCACTGTAACGCCATCGTGGTTCACGGGGTTTGCATTCCTGGGTATATTCATAGGCGGTCTTGTTCCAGCGGCCATAATGTCCATGTCGCAGGCGACGCTGCTGACAAGGAACGTGATAAAATATCTCGGAAGGGAGCTTGAGGAGAAGCGAGAAACATTCATAGCGAAGGTATCTATGATCTTCTTCCAGCTCCTTGCGCTTGCCTTCGTATTCATCGTCCCGGAGACTTATTCCATAAGTCTTCAGCTCATAGGCGGAATAATAATACTTCAGACACTGCCGGCGGTATTCCTAGGCATGTACGTGAAGCGCCTTGAGAAATATGCAGTTGCTGCGGGCTGGCTCGCCGGGATAGTAGCAGGTATTTACTTCGAGGTGTACTCAAACTTTGTGTACTTCAAGTACAGCATAATTAAGACCACTTTGATGCCATCTTCGCTTGGGTTTATATTCGTAGGATTCACCGCACTCGTGATAAACCTGATAGTTGTCGGAGTGGTTGAAGCGGTTGTCTACGCACTGCATAGGCAGCCCAAAAACTTGCCGGAGTATATCTGA
- the trf2 gene encoding tricorn protease-interacting factor Trf2, with amino-acid sequence MNPGIEKYEIRFDFDLKDFTYTSHERIHLAGDWKDIKLDAVRLSVDKVTCNGQPMRFETGQDTVTVKGSFHDKDVIDIDFHAKVSDTLMGLYLSRTKEGTMITTQFESNGARMAFPCVDHPAYKAVFAITVVIDKDYDAISNMPPKRIEVSERKIVEFQDTPKMSTYLLYIGVGKFKYATDKYRDIDLILVSLKDIKSKYPLEIARKSIEFYESYFGIPYALPKMHLISVPEFGAGAMENWGAITFREVALMATENSGSIMKQNAAITIAHEIAHQWFGDLVTMKWWNDLWLNESFATFMSYKTVDSFSKQWDVFADFIRSETGGALRSDSLKNTHPIEVDVKDPDEISQIFDEISYGKGASILRMIEDYAGYEEFRKGISKYLNDHRYGNAEGSDLWTAIEDVSGKPVKRVMEYWIKNPGYPVVSVVKSGNKFRLTQEQFFLDGTRGQGKWPIPLTVMTKSGKKAMLMEESAEIEDMVKVNVNSSGFYRVSYDGESFETVMKNYSKLSNLDRWGLISDLYAFLISGRVSVDDYLARIKGFFEDSDHLIVEEIASQLTGLYLLKPDSNRIRETAASYLSRQVVALGDKQKGEDDKISKIRGIVTQDLAMVDDHFASDLARKFSTLAEDPDLALAKSIAAAKAYGISELASAADKYTDDEIRVRIIAAMGWCSPSDLKSVFELIDKGTIRKQDMLYVFSNMPANPKGRDFFFSNIDRIVALMEHAFEGTGYTSRILETAIPYLGLARYEDVKKKAEQIRKPSYNVGINKGLETLEIVRKLYNKL; translated from the coding sequence ATGAATCCAGGTATTGAAAAATATGAGATTCGATTCGACTTCGACCTGAAGGATTTCACATATACCTCCCACGAGAGGATACATCTGGCTGGAGACTGGAAGGATATAAAGCTGGATGCGGTCAGGCTCTCTGTGGACAAAGTAACCTGCAACGGCCAGCCCATGAGGTTCGAAACTGGACAAGATACGGTCACAGTAAAGGGCAGCTTTCACGATAAGGATGTCATAGACATAGATTTTCATGCAAAGGTCAGTGACACACTCATGGGACTCTATCTTTCTAGGACAAAGGAGGGTACCATGATCACGACGCAATTCGAGTCAAACGGTGCAAGGATGGCATTTCCCTGCGTCGATCATCCAGCCTACAAGGCTGTCTTCGCCATAACAGTAGTGATCGACAAGGATTACGATGCCATATCGAACATGCCTCCAAAGCGCATCGAGGTGTCCGAGAGGAAGATCGTTGAATTCCAGGACACACCGAAGATGTCTACGTACCTTCTGTACATTGGTGTGGGCAAATTCAAGTATGCCACCGACAAATACCGCGATATAGATCTCATACTCGTTTCGCTTAAGGACATAAAATCGAAGTATCCCCTTGAGATCGCAAGGAAATCCATTGAATTCTACGAGAGCTACTTCGGCATTCCATACGCTCTCCCGAAGATGCACCTTATCTCAGTTCCAGAGTTCGGTGCAGGGGCGATGGAGAACTGGGGCGCGATAACGTTCAGGGAAGTTGCGCTCATGGCAACAGAGAACTCCGGATCCATAATGAAGCAGAACGCTGCCATAACGATAGCGCATGAGATAGCGCACCAGTGGTTCGGCGATCTCGTAACGATGAAATGGTGGAACGACCTTTGGCTGAACGAGAGTTTCGCCACCTTCATGTCGTACAAGACGGTTGATTCGTTCAGCAAACAGTGGGACGTATTCGCCGACTTCATAAGAAGCGAGACAGGCGGTGCGCTAAGATCCGATTCGCTGAAGAATACGCATCCCATAGAGGTTGATGTCAAGGATCCCGATGAGATCTCGCAGATATTCGATGAGATCAGCTACGGCAAGGGTGCATCGATACTCCGCATGATAGAGGATTATGCAGGTTACGAGGAGTTCAGGAAGGGCATATCGAAGTATCTCAACGATCATAGATACGGAAATGCGGAAGGATCCGATCTCTGGACTGCAATAGAGGATGTTTCCGGGAAGCCTGTGAAACGCGTCATGGAGTACTGGATAAAGAATCCGGGATATCCTGTAGTCTCAGTGGTGAAAAGTGGAAACAAATTCAGGCTGACGCAGGAACAGTTCTTCCTTGACGGAACAAGAGGACAAGGAAAATGGCCAATACCGTTGACTGTTATGACCAAGTCTGGAAAGAAAGCCATGCTCATGGAGGAAAGCGCTGAAATAGAGGACATGGTGAAGGTCAATGTCAACAGCAGCGGCTTCTACAGGGTATCCTACGATGGAGAATCGTTCGAAACTGTGATGAAGAATTATTCCAAGCTCAGCAACCTTGACAGATGGGGCTTGATAAGTGATCTCTATGCTTTCCTGATCTCTGGAAGGGTGTCCGTGGATGATTACCTTGCAAGAATCAAGGGCTTCTTCGAGGATTCCGATCATTTGATCGTCGAGGAAATAGCCTCACAGCTCACCGGCCTCTATCTGCTTAAGCCTGATTCGAACAGGATCAGAGAAACAGCAGCTTCTTACCTCAGCAGGCAGGTGGTTGCGCTTGGCGACAAGCAGAAGGGCGAGGATGATAAGATCTCGAAGATAAGGGGCATCGTTACGCAGGATCTGGCGATGGTCGATGATCACTTTGCTTCTGATTTGGCACGCAAATTCTCAACACTCGCAGAGGATCCTGATCTTGCATTGGCAAAGTCTATAGCGGCGGCCAAGGCATACGGCATCTCCGAGCTTGCCAGCGCTGCGGACAAGTACACAGACGATGAAATACGCGTCAGGATCATAGCTGCCATGGGCTGGTGCAGCCCATCTGACCTGAAAAGCGTCTTCGAACTGATCGATAAAGGAACTATAAGAAAACAGGACATGCTGTATGTGTTCAGCAACATGCCTGCAAATCCGAAGGGAAGAGATTTCTTCTTCTCCAACATAGACAGAATAGTTGCACTGATGGAGCATGCGTTTGAGGGCACAGGATACACCAGCAGAATACTTGAAACAGCCATACCATACCTCGGCCTGGCCAGATATGAAGATGTCAAGAAAAAGGCTGAACAGATAAGAAAACCGAGCTACAACGTTGGAATAAATAAGGGCCTTGAAACGCTGGAAATAGTAAGAAAATTGTATAATAAATTATAA
- a CDS encoding L-threonylcarbamoyladenylate synthase codes for MTRIIHIDRSDYRRDQIVDAVDALRSGGTVVFPTETVYGLGALASNPEACKKIFIAKGRPSDNPLIVHISSMEQFFSYSDPDDSYPIEGLNKAWPGPLTVVVRKAQGISDVVTAGLPTVAIRMPDDPIAHDLIEMAGPIAAPSANISTRPSITDSRDAIRFLDGRVDVIIDAGPTRFGIESTIIDITKRPAELLRPGSYAIEDLEPVFGPIVYGDVARGLGEAKIAITPGMKYRHYSPSTKLILAETREVFRQILDTVDEDMVVLATEEMVDGHKKAIIIGTDRDLYSVAHNLFSSFIALDDMHVDLALIHPFEERGIGFALMNRIRKASYRTVKSREDFLDLLGSIREKVN; via the coding sequence ATGACGAGGATAATTCACATCGATAGATCCGACTACCGGAGGGATCAGATCGTTGACGCCGTTGATGCACTGCGGTCTGGTGGGACGGTAGTATTTCCCACGGAGACCGTTTACGGCCTTGGAGCGCTTGCCAGTAATCCCGAGGCATGCAAGAAGATATTCATCGCAAAGGGAAGGCCGTCAGATAACCCGCTCATAGTGCACATATCATCGATGGAACAGTTCTTTAGCTATTCCGATCCTGATGATTCATACCCGATTGAAGGCCTCAATAAAGCATGGCCTGGCCCGCTCACTGTTGTGGTAAGAAAGGCCCAAGGCATATCTGATGTTGTCACAGCAGGGCTTCCAACGGTGGCTATACGTATGCCAGATGATCCAATTGCTCATGATCTTATAGAAATGGCAGGCCCAATAGCAGCTCCATCCGCGAATATATCAACAAGGCCAAGCATTACGGATTCTAGGGACGCCATAAGATTCCTCGACGGCAGGGTGGACGTTATAATAGATGCTGGACCCACCAGATTTGGCATCGAATCTACCATAATCGACATAACGAAGAGACCTGCAGAGCTCCTCAGGCCAGGTTCATATGCAATCGAAGATCTCGAGCCCGTGTTCGGGCCCATCGTCTATGGTGATGTAGCCAGGGGACTCGGAGAGGCTAAGATAGCCATAACTCCTGGAATGAAGTACAGGCACTATTCTCCATCTACAAAATTGATACTAGCCGAGACGAGGGAAGTTTTTAGGCAGATCCTTGATACTGTGGATGAAGATATGGTCGTGCTCGCCACGGAGGAGATGGTGGATGGCCATAAAAAGGCGATCATAATAGGCACAGACAGAGACCTGTACAGCGTTGCGCACAACCTATTTTCCTCGTTCATAGCGCTGGATGATATGCATGTTGATCTTGCCCTGATACATCCGTTTGAAGAACGCGGCATCGGATTTGCACTGATGAACAGGATAAGAAAAGCATCGTACAGAACGGTGAAGAGCAGGGAGGATTTCCTCGATCTGTTGGGGAGCATCAGAGAAAAGGTAAATTAA